Within Candidatus Eisenbacteria bacterium, the genomic segment CCCGATCCAGGATGCTCATGAGCTCCGCGGTCGAGCCCTTGCGAATCACGATGGCGTTCTGGGAGGAGCCGGTCGTCGTGAGCGCCGCCTGGAATCCGCCCGCCAGGGCGAGGGTGAAGATGAAGACCCATGCCACGAGGGCGATGCCGAGCGCCGTGAGGAGAGTGCTCACGCGCCGCGCCGCGAGATTCCGGAGGTTGTACGCGAGCGGGATGCGCGCCATGTCAGGCCACCTTCCGGAGCGCGCCCGCGATCTGGAGCCGGGCCGCGGTGAGCGCCGGGACGAGCCCGCTCGCGAGCCCCATCCCGAGCGCGACGAGGAGGCCCCAGCCCACCGTCTCGGGGAGCACCCGGAAGTTCGGGAACATCCCGCCGGCGGTGAAGTCGACCCTCCGGAAGATCAGGAACGCGAGCCCGCACCCGAGGATCCCTCCGGCCAGCGACACGATCAGCGCCTCGGCCGCGACGATCCGAAGGACGAGCCCGTCCGTGAACCCGAGCGTCTTCAAGATCGCGATCTCCGTGGTGCGCTCCCTCGCCGCCATCATCATCGTGTTGAGCGTGACGAGGAGGATCGCGAACACGATGGCGGAGCCGAGGATGGTGAGGAGCAAGCTCACGTTCCCCATCATCTGGATGAACCCGGCCTGGAACGCCTTCTCGGTCTCGGTCTTGGTCGGCTGCGGGCTGTTCTCGTAGATCGCGTCCACCGCGGCGCTCACCGAGGGTGCGTCGCCGGGAGAGGCCACCTTGAGCCAGTAGATCCCGACGAAGTCCTTCCTTCCCTGGGGCATCGCCTCGTTCACGTACTTCCAGTGGAAGAAGATCGCGTTCTCGTCCTGATCCGGGGTGGCCGCCTTGTAGATCCCCCGCAGCGTGAGCCGCC encodes:
- a CDS encoding ABC transporter permease, giving the protein MARIPLAYNLRNLAARRVSTLLTALGIALVAWVFIFTLALAGGFQAALTTTGSSQNAIVIRKGSTAELMSILDREVAAAVSSQPEIARATDGTPLAASELMVVWNLRRKSGTTTNVVVRGVGRKSLALRPKVTLREGSMFR
- a CDS encoding FtsX-like permease family protein, which encodes MRFFRLIAAHLTRSKRRTFLTVSSIALALFLFCTLRTVMTSLDAGIRASDDTRLVVRHAASLVFPLPLAYAQRLEQVPGVQRVGYGNWFGGYYQDPKNQFTQFAVDGPSLFDIYPELLMEPSQREAFLAEQTACIAGKTLVDKYGWKLGDVIPITGTIYPGEWRLTLRGIYKAATPDQDENAIFFHWKYVNEAMPQGRKDFVGIYWLKVASPGDAPSVSAAVDAIYENSPQPTKTETEKAFQAGFIQMMGNVSLLLTILGSAIVFAILLVTLNTMMMAARERTTEIAILKTLGFTDGLVLRIVAAEALIVSLAGGILGCGLAFLIFRRVDFTAGGMFPNFRVLPETVGWGLLVALGMGLASGLVPALTAARLQIAGALRKVA